The DNA sequence TCTATCAAAAATATATCGATGTCAATTTAAGGCTTGAAAATACAATTTGTATCACCCTTATTCAAACGTTCTTGTGAGGTTGACGGGTGCGTTCAGGTGGCTAAATGTAATACAATGATGCTATGTACAACGAAATCCGATAACcaaaaaaattgttcatttaAATGTGCACTTGCAGAAATGATAAGATATGCATTAAGAATACGAAACACAGTGgttgaaataaaatcataataaaatgcataaacaTTGTTCTGAAGAGGCCCAACGTATAAGAACTAGTGTGCATATATCGTGTCATTAAACCGAACGTGCCTGAAAATGTCGGCCAGAAACCCAGGAGTTGAGTATGATTCAAGTTGGTTTGATAATATTTATGTCAATCTACCGGCTGTCAAGCGCAGAGCAGAAACTCTTGGGACCCGCAGAACAGTCAAGAAGCAATGGCAAGCAGCATGGCTGCTGCGCGCTGTAACGTGCATCGATTTAACGACTTTGGCAGGGGACGATACCCCCTCAAATGTGTCAAGGTgctctatatttatattaaaacagACTGATGTTCTTATTTTGTGAAAAGACGCCCATAGACAGCATTATAGAAGACTTCTGTATTTAAAAAAgcattatttaattaaaatgttgaaGCACATGTTTGATAAACACTGTCAATTTGACAATTCTTTCAAGTTGGTGAAGTAACGTGTATGAACAGatctttttacattttacttcTCTTGTAGATTGTGTTTCAAGGCAGCAAATCCTGTCGGGAAAGATATCCTGAAAGCAGTTGAGATGGAAAATGAAGGCATTTCAGTGGGAGCTGTATGTGTGTACCCCAACAGAGTAGCGGAAAGCGTGAAGTTCCTCAGGGCCGCAAATCGTTCTGATATTCCTGTCGCCTCTGTAGCAACAGGATTTCCAACGGGACAAGTGCCCCTCAAAACTCGTCTGGAGGAGATTAGAATGGCAGTAGCAGATGGagccaaagaaattgacattgtcATCAATCGCCAGTACGCTTTGGAGGGAAATTGGAAAGGGGTGTATGAGGAGGTGCGTATGATGAGGGAGGCTTGCGGAGAGGCTCATATGAAGACCATCTTAGCCACTGGTGAGTTAGGCTCCATGGTAAATGTTTACAAAGCAAGTATGGCTTGTATGATGGCAGGAGCAGACTTCATCAAAACCTCAACAGGAAAAGAAGGAGTAAACGCCATCTTGCCCGTGGCTTTAGTTATGGTGCGAGCCATTCGAGAGTACCACCAGCGAACTGGACAGAAAGTAGGGTTTAAACCTGCAGGTGGAATAAGGAGTGCCAAAGATGCTTGTACATGGTTGTCCCTGATGAAGGAGGAGCTTGGAGATGAATGGTTGTCTCCTCATTTATTTCGTTTGGGGGCCAGCTCCCTTCTGATTGACATAGAGAGACAGCTTTTCCATTATGTATATGGTAGATATGCTGCAACACATGAAATCCCATTGTCATAGACCTGGATAAAGGTGCTTCTATATTTATCAGTATGCTAGTCTTCAACTTTGTTTCCAAGTACAGTAAATACAAGAGTAACTAGTGCTAAACAGAGTGAATTTATTACACTGCAGGTGGTTCAATAATCTCCCTGGTTGTCATGTAGATACATAATACATTTGATTAATAAGGCAGTATTTGAGACATTCTACCCCAACCATGTGCCAAGAAGCATGAGACATTTTACTGACTGTAGTCTCTTAATTAAaaattgaacttgaaataatCCATTGTTACCAGTATTCCTACACATGTTTAAACTGTGTGAATGATTAACTCGATTACAATATAAAAGAAGTGTTTTGTGCATATCTCATTCATTCTGTGTAACCTTCAGAAGAAATGGACCTCTACTCCTGTGACAATGTATTGGGCTTGATGGACTTCTTTGTGGGAACTATTTTATCATAGAGAAGTGAATATTAATCGGCTCGTTTTGTCTGTTGGATTCAGAGTGGCCATTGTATGaatgatttatatgaaaaagcTGATTGGATTTAACATAAAAGGAAAGAAGTCCTTGGGACTAGCTTAAGGACATATGATACCAAAAAGATTGTCATAGGTTTTTTAGAATGTTTGAGTACTGTTAAAAACCCATATTTTAATACTACAGAATTTTCCTAGGGTaatgtttttctattttttgataatacGAAATAAGGGTGGTTGGATTCATAGGGAAATTTTGTGGTAAAAATGGATTTTTAGCATtaattattaaaacatttacaaatagtcAGACAAAATTCTATAACCAATTTGGTGGGAGGGGTATTGTATGtccttaaggaggaataacacacctgAGAAATCTGATCTGATGGAAAGtgaaaaatatgttcaataataattttcaaatttagttgAAAATGCAGTTATGATAAACAGTAATCTGAAACAAGGCCTATGAGCCACAGTGCTCAcatgagtcatcttggccctgctgttgtgagttttaaaagatttcttttatccatttttattcccatgaaaattttacCCCATATTATTGCCTCAACATAgtcccaaaggatcacaacacaaatgaattcacataacacagagcTAGATGCCTAAACCCCAATATGACTACCccccaatatgactaacatgatcttgctgttctgtatggataagaccaaggtcatagACCATAGTTTAATATCTAGCAtaagaaatgaatataaaaaatatgaaagctccatCTCAAATAGTCCAGGAGAtgttgaataggtcagatttttattaaatgtaggtcgaacttccaggtcaaggtcttgccatttagaatatatacacaaaaaaGCTTTATTAGTAACTTAAATAGTTCAAAAATATTGATTCAGGTTTTTAAGAACTGGGTCATGGTTACAAGATCAAATACAGCTGTATCACAAATTCTTTTCATGAatctacatataaaatatgaaagccttatcTTGAGTAGTTACTAAGATATGTAacaggttatgttttcttagaagtaggtcaaattccaaggtcatagtatgaaatgaaaggacTTCCCGTGTAAAAAATACAAAGAtattaaatagttcaggagacaTTGAATAGGCcaggttttgttttaaaaagtaggtcaaacttcaaggtccaAAGAAACACATTTTTGCTGCATTGTAagttcatcagaagatttttgaaagtcaACAATACATTTTTGCTCCTAGTAAATTGTAATGACCTCCCCCATGtcaagaggtttttttttttaacaaacttggatGACTTGGACTTTAATTTAAACAACTTGTAATGACTTCACTTccaccaaggatgctttgtgttaaaattggtccagtggttctggagaagatttttaaaatttgtaagtgtatttgctattatctccccttggagaagggtgtcgcccttcatttgaataatgttgaatccccttcacccaaaattgcattttgccaagtttggttgaaattggcccagtggttcttgagaagaagtcgaaaatgtgaaaagtttacggacggaCAACGgtatcgtcgcaaaccacggattattgtttcattctatttcttgtttgtgaaatagaatgaaacaataacccgcgGTTTGCGACGATGGGACAACGGGTGATAAGAAAAGCTTGAGGTGAGCTAACAAATAAACCCTTGCTAGACTTGAACCCAGGATCTGCAGATCATCAGTCAACATGTTGAACCTACTGAGCTATACAATTAGATACTCGCAGTTAggtttaaaaggaatatacaaatattgctgatatttatattttcattcgggtttcaaaaggaagtcgaCCATTATGGTGATGTGTTATCCCTCCTTAAGTTACTGATACTAGTCGCACAAATTCAGCAGCCAGATGTAAAGACTTTAGTGTAAAGTCATGCACGGACCTTCAGTGCTAAAGATTAAATGCTAAACTACTAGTAGATAAAATTTCCAAGTGTGGCTGCCAGCTGGGTCCAAATGCCAGTGGTCTCAATCGGTGTAGAACGTCAGACTAGAGATTCAAAGGTTCTAGGTTTGAATTCCGGCctgtccgttgcattttctttCTTCTAGTTGCATTTGGTGCTGTTGACCAACTGACGGGCAAAATTACCTATCAGGGCCCATGGATAAAGATTTCTCTGGGGGTAGATGTACTtgaggagggaggaatgtggtgATTAACTGGGTTCAGTCAATTCGTGGTTTAAAATGACCAGTCTCGGTGACCATAAACTAAGAATTGCTAGTACTtccaagttttttaaaaattagttcATAGGATCAGTGATATAAGCTTTTTACTGTTTCAAAGCAAAGTTAATCCATGTGCAATAGCTTCATGGGAAATGCAGTAGCGGGTCCAGAGTAGGGCCAGGTCTGAGGGGTTAAAAAAAAACTCCCTTTCGttagaaaaaaattgaaaataacgcATTTTTAAGGGTGAAACCCCAACCCCTTGAAAACTAAAATTAGTGGTAGAACtctccccccccctttcaaataTTCCTGAATCCGCCCCTAAAATGCGTTGCAGTTGATAACTCTGTAAGTTTATCTTAACTTCAGTTGGTTTGCCTTAAGATTGAAAAGatgctaaaaaaaatttgaagacTTTGTTTTTAGTCTGTACATATTCTAGCGATTTACGACGGGAGAGAGAAAGAAGGGGGAGATGACTGCAAACATGTCAATCGGTGATTGGACATCTGACTCTCTATCATATTATAATGTGTTGTCAAATATGTCCTGTCAGCTATTGTTATTGACTAATATGTATATCCTATCATTTAGCATCTTTTCTCTTCTTATCCGATGCACGTCATTCACAAGGTCAACGTGCGAAGCCAATTTAACAGTACCCAGAAAGTGACCCGCGGCGTcaattttacaatgcttaacgTTACTCACAATTACGTCAGTTCTCAAACGGACGTATACTTTAACACGTTTAACTGGCATGATTAGCCAGATTCGTATAAGAGTGGTTGCCTATCCCCCATTTCCTGCAATGTCATCCTTCGTGACCAGTTTATTACAACGAGAAACTGAAAGCCTCTGTCAGCATATTGCCTGCATGCAAGCAAGGAGTTAAAGACGTCAGTTTGAGACCCTTGTAGTTTGATCAAATTGAATCCTGTCCCCAACCGAACTCTTAAACCGTACATTACATGTGTGAAATTCTATTGAATTTCTAAGTTAAATTGCATAATTATACATAGCTTTCCTAAGGTTAATCAGAATGTTCATTTTATAGACACTAGTATTTGTTTCATGAATTAAACGTTGtcaaattcattttctttatttcggtcGTAATCTTATTTATTATTCGATTTCAATATTTGGAAATAAAGGATGAATTGGACAATTGTGTGGAGAAATGCGATTAGTTTTATCGATATCAGTATACTGGTATGGTACGGTGTGTGTTTTTTTCTGATTTGAGGGGAGGGGTATATACAAAAACATGAGATAGCATAGAAAAATTGCATGACAAAACAGATCTCTAGAGAATCTACCGCAGAAATCTTAAATTAGATGAGATCTACACGAATTTTGGTCAGTTtgtcagttttatttttcaattaaatgtttaaagttggggggggggggcacagccAAAATATTCGAAATTATATGTCCCAATTCGGATTGCGGCGAAGCTCAGCTATAAATCTATTCCAAAGGGATCAACTAACCCCCGCCAGCCATCTCGTCCAACCTGGGGCATATTCAAAATGCATAATGTCTGAATCGCCTATAGATAGAGAGTTCTACATGCATTCCCCGCATTAAATAAAGTTATGAACAAGACTGCAAGTCTTATTCCAGTGTCCTTGACTTATATAATTAATTAACAGAGGACCAAAAGCGGCATTTGGGTCAAGTATgaataatatacatatgtactatAAATATTTAAGGCTTCTAAATGTATGACGGTGATGACGCTGTCAACAGAACAGGTCTGGGAATGTTACACGTGTAAACGTACATTGTCTCACGTGTCTCCGTTATAAGAAATGCTATcccattgatttttattaaaaaagaaaaaaataattttagaattaAGGACACTCTGGTTGCATATACGCAACATTTATGTTAGGTGACCATTAAATATCTTCTTTTCatgattatgaaattaaattattGATTATCGATTTTATTGCTGTATTAACAAAACACAAAGTGTAAAAACAGTAGGAGTATTGCAAAGAACCATAACATACACATTTAACAGGTGTTTTAAAAGGCAATACACAATGTCTGATCGGTGAGAAGATGTGAAACCGATATGGGCACACTATAACAAATTAAACCcatacatttatttttcttatggaagtttgatacatgtacgtgttaTTGGAAAATAATGGACGCGGCATTTCATTGATCTCTGTCATAACCATGGTAGAATTGAGAATCCGGTAACTAAATTGGATATTCTAGATCTGAGTTTCACTTGAGATTCCAGTATTCTAGATATTCAAGATATGGGTTTTATTTGAGAATCCGGAATTTAAAGGAATaaataatattgattttttttttctaatttgtgtttgtgttttggttggttttttttttgtttttgttttgttaattgttttttgtttgtttgttttttgttgttgttttttgttgttttttttttgtttttttggggtttttttggtcTGTATATGTGTTATCTGATATGTACGCAACGCATAAAGAACTTGAACGGGACATTCAAAGCAATCGTCCAATGAAAGATTAGAAGGAATATACGTGTATTCATGTCAGTCGCTGTGGTGTGTAATAGATGTTTCAAAGTCAATCAACGAGTGTTTTACAAAACATCAAATGAAACATAAGATTTGTTAATCAAAGAGTGTTTTACAAAACATCGAATGAACGTTAGATTtgttactgaaaattttatgtCTTCGGGAAAGTTTCAGTACAAGGACAAACCATGTAAGTTGTTCTGGAAATTTGCTAGAAGTTTTCTCTTGTATATAAGGAAACGACCCTTGTAGAAATAATCCCTCTACTCTACTccgtggtgttttttttttttagattctaatttagaattgtttatttcaacCAATCAAAGTTCAAAAACCACTGAATGATGCTGTAAAGAAATCCAAGCTCGGAACCGCTGTATGATACTGTAAACAAATCCAAGTTCAGAACCACTGTATAATACTGTAAAGAACCCGAAGCTCAGAACCACTGTATAATACTGTAAACAAACCCAAGTTCAGAACCACTGTATAATACTGTAAACAAACCGAAGCCCAGAACCACTGTATAATACTGTAAACAAACCCAAGCTAAGAACCGCTGTATGATACTGTAAACAAACCGAAGCTCGGAAACCGCTGTATGATACTTTAAACAAATCGAAGCTCAGACCACTGTATGATACTGTAAACAAATCCAAGCTCAGAAACCACTGTATAATACTTTAAACAAATCGAAGCTCAGAATTAACCACTGTACGATACTGTAAacaactccaaggtcaaaaacCACTGTATGATACTGTAAACAAACCCAAGCTCAGAATTAACCACTGTATGATACTGTAAACAAACCGAAGCTCAGAATTAACCACTGTACGATACTGTAAACAACTCCAAGCCCAGACCACTGTATAATACTGTAAACAAATCCAAGCTAAGAACCGCTGTATGATACTGTAAACAAATCCAAGCTCAGACTACTGTATGATACTGTAAACAAATCGAAGCTCAGACCACTGTATGATActgtgaacccatgtttcgtcaccagtaacaatgtttgcaaattgtctttgggaaacattttgagcaattgcttagcagTTTGTATTCATatccgtttttggtcatctgtcaatatatgcggtatccatctgacAGAAATCTTTCGCACTTTCAAattacgcttcaaaatgaaatgtacccgcgatagcgatatgccaacagctttggcaatatcatgaatcgtgtatctgccatcacttttaattatttccctgactttttaGACATTTGCCTTGACtcttacagtcacaggtcgaccagattttgctgcatctttgacagACTCTATgtcagtcagaaatttctttctccacctacgaactgtctcataagataccttatcagacccataaacttcccctaattcagtaaaaatctgcattaccgaacgaacgagttttgtgcgaacttttatataagctctaattttttcaatattctcaacctgtttcccaaccattttacaacagtggtcaacgactggctctattgaaatgactatcagtttaaaactatgtggagctgaaggctcgtgtttataccattggaaaggtattgaatagagtatcaacatccacgaaatcgtgcaaagcgttatcgcgctgtggtacaacacccattacatatcgaacagccctcgtagcTTAATCAGTTATATAACGTCAGACAGTgtatgagcggatcataggatctgattATTAATACGTTTGTCCGCGTTGAATCATAGCGGCCGCagattttcattatataaaataaaatatgacaggGGTCACTCGGACAATTTCCCCACTTAATGTCACGTTATCTTGATTATCTCTTTAAAAACCTGTAAAATTCTTGTTTTCATGAAGTGACATGCAATATTgtcatattgtattttttttaatttactgggtgggtgtaaatatagaataattACAATATGACACAATCATTCTTTACGAGGGTTATGATattgaaatctttaaaatttacttcaaGTATTTTATGATCATCTATGGATTTCATCATTTCAGAAGACATCACACATGTTTTTGTCTGAtgttatgatacatgtaattgcgAAGTGGATTGAAATTGACTTCAAAATCTACAATTTCAGTCTAATGTTTTCACGGTATTCCGCGCTGACTCGTacctatggagcgccaaattaacataaactcaaataattgaggatatattcaattatttgaagaaatcatcaattcaattattgctctctttaattgaattactgtgcgtattaaatcaattattgctctcatcaaatgaattaatgcgtgcatcaattgaattaatgcgcgcatcaaatctattattgcccTGCATCAATTCACTTGATGCGCGATGAGAgaatcaatttcgtagaaatattgctcgcaataattaatttaaagctcggtataaatgatttgatgatctctttaattcaattgaagataactttaattatttacaatgcttttgtataaggaattaatgtgcgcatcaattcttttaaagagagcaacaattcaattatagagttaagagagcaacaattcaattatagagTTAAAagaatcattgctctctttaaatgaatttaagatatcattaattcaattgaagagatcaataattgaattaatgcgcgcattcaATCAgttattgctttcatcaaatgattaatgcgcgcatcaattcaattagtgttcttatcaattgaattaatgtgcgcattacatcaattattgctctcttcaattgaattgtagcgcgcatcaattcaattgttgatatcattaattcatatgaagagatcattaattcatttaatgcgcacaataattcagaattgaagatcgcattaattatttgaagagatctttaattgaattgttgcgcgcatcaaatgaattgatgatatcttcaaataattgaagatgccttcaattatttgagtttatgttaatttggcgctccgaCCAAAcgtacctacatgtattctttTCGCTTTTTATGACATTCATGGTAGACCGATCCTCATGTGatataggtttttgcaaaatctttattaaattaaactttgcgcatgatggaaatatatctttcagaggagtTTTATTcacttgataaaataaaaaattgggcaacctaatcaaaattagatcctatgatccgctcatctgcTATCGCTACACATATGATCctatgtgtagcgatagtagatgagcggatcataggatctaattttaattagattgaaaactGGGTTTAAACTGTTGTTGAtagtagtagtatatatatatatatatacatcagaCATCAGACTTTGGACCAACAACCACCGATCAACCATCAAAACCAAACGCGTGACCGAACCCGTAGGGGAACATTTCAACAAAGAAGGTCACATTTGGCAAGACATGCAAGTGGTTGTTATTGATCATAACCCATTATGGACCgatgcagagagaaagagcacggaaaaatcctggatgcaccgtttgaaatcattccgtccaggtggaatgaataatttgaatgatttcacgcgcatgaatccaggataaatccttagttaaaatcagtttccatagcctaatcgccaaaattcacccgataagatatcttatattgtttgattaatataaatacaattcgttTCCCCGGTCTCAAGGCTCTGACCTTGAGTTCCTTTATTTAACCTTGAGTTCCTTGTTTAGCCATAGCGAGGATTCCCAGGATTGCGAttgttgtttgaccttcaatacttcctaattatgttagaacatcataagaaatcattacaattatgaaattatatagctctttctctctctccctctccctctcatttttaaaattttgaaataaaaaaaggaggggggggtgataataaggaaaaaaatgtattgaccttgaagactagtattttattaatatatcatcttaagacctctaaactatggtaaaacattattctaaatcaacataaattcggattcgcatagctctttatgttgcgatatcagaatttctagaatgcggcttcaatttgtctgaccttgaaaaatatattaccatgaaaaataatactgaatctttttccttagacttctctcccattcacctattcgattgttgattttaatgctagatcagtgtcctttgattggctttgtttgttgtttaatcgagttcttctggcaatcattatttttcgctgttcaccatatccgaatcatcaatggtacggactacctaatattgttttgaacttaatcactccatatcattatcttcccaccattttattccataatcacattcttttgtaagttttccctctaaatttatctgatttctgtaatttttcaagaataattttattttcatcccgacccgaccatggtacaaactctctaaaccatagtcagtaaggtggcaggggacagtttctttggttttgaaacatgtggatagggggtatacaccaaagtcagattatgacagactaatgaaaaatcatatttcccttttatgtcaatacttgtatttcatattagtgtagttaataaattatgaccctaaattacatgtcatctataaatactggtgctggtgcacaaaacatgctctgagcaggttccccttttttgctttgattttccctcatttgggctaatccgcaccacccccacaccatcacagtaccaaacatggggatttagacactgtgcacaatcaagaaccctatctgcccttctcaaaaatctacctctcatatggggccatccaccttccctcacagctacagaccttttgctagaccctgcatgttttcaccggaatttcttcagcaactgaccacgtgtcttagtttcgtatttgcacccatctatatgctaggaatcatggtgacacctacatgttgtatatcaacatttttactaagcactcggctacatttgacatgcatcctaaaattattgtatacatttttacacatgtaatatcacttcaaatacagggtaattccattttttgaaaaagttgaccgggcctatagtgcgaaactgtcccctgctacctaaggtggcaggggacagtttctttggttttgaaacatgtggatagggggtatacaccaaagtcagattatgacagactaatgaaaaatcatatttcccttttatgtccatacttgtatttcatattagtgtagttaataaattatgaccctaaattacatgtcatctataaatactggtgctggtgcacaaaaca is a window from the Ostrea edulis chromosome 5, xbOstEdul1.1, whole genome shotgun sequence genome containing:
- the LOC125652775 gene encoding deoxyribose-phosphate aldolase-like — its product is MSARNPGVEYDSSWFDNIYVNLPAVKRRAETLGTRRTVKKQWQAAWLLRAVTCIDLTTLAGDDTPSNVSRLCFKAANPVGKDILKAVEMENEGISVGAVCVYPNRVAESVKFLRAANRSDIPVASVATGFPTGQVPLKTRLEEIRMAVADGAKEIDIVINRQYALEGNWKGVYEEVRMMREACGEAHMKTILATGELGSMVNVYKASMACMMAGADFIKTSTGKEGVNAILPVALVMVRAIREYHQRTGQKVGFKPAGGIRSAKDACTWLSLMKEELGDEWLSPHLFRLGASSLLIDIERQLFHYVYGRYAATHEIPLS